tttcttatggaatGAACCAAACTCTCATGTTCTAACCCTTATGTTTTACCTAACTTCTGGAGGCATCAGAACCTGGCCAGGTGTTAGCTTTGCAGCTCCCATGTGAGACAACAAGTTATTGGAAGAGTTAATCCTGTTCAGCTAGAAAATGTAATCAAATATCTTACTGCCTTTCTCCATCTTGGCCATTATGATCATGTTCTCCttgctgttgttgctgcctTGTGCCAGCTTGACCTAAGTTTCCCCCGCTGGGATGAATTTCCCTCCCtgcactgcctgcctgccaaGTGGGATAGCAGCTTGACACGTCCTGttgcccagagctgctggactCCTGCGTGGCAAGGAGGTTGTATGAGACACAAGTATCAAGCTCCCTTTGTACTGGGTTAGCTTTTCTCCTGGTTAACAGCCAGCTTGGGAACTTGCTTAATCTTACTTTTGACTTAGCTGACAGTATTGAAGATGTTATAACTGGTGTTTCTAATACAACCTACACAGATGTTTGTCCTGAGTCAGACTTTCAGACCCATAGTGATGGGAAAGTAGGCAAAAGGAATTGGCTGAAATTGCGCTGAAGCACAGTGCTGACTGGAGTATGGCCAGGTCTGTAGCGCCCCTTTTGCTTGATAtctaaaatggaaatgctgGGGGCAGTTTGAGGGTCTCCTCTTGTCTTATTGCCAAGTCATTGATAGACTCTGTGGCacaaagaatacaaaaatactGCTTCTCATACAGCACTAATAATTGGTTAGGGCTAACACAATTGCAGAGTTCAACAGACGTGGTTTTCTGTCCCACTGTGCGTGCCAGTTGCCATGGAAAGCAGGAAGCACAACCCAGGCATTTTCCTAAAGGGAAATTGCAGTCATGAAGCTGGTAGGAAAAGAGTCAAGTTCTGAGTTCAGCTGctgagtaggaaaaaaaaaaaaaaaaaatttacccTAATGATTCCTCTATTGTTTGGGGGGGAACAAGAGCAGGCTGGACTGCAGATATGCCCGAGGAGGCTATAAACACAAGAACACCAGCCTTTTTTTCGGTCCTTTTTACCCCACAGTAGAATAATGGACAGATAATATTTACATCCACACTACATCTCAGAGATTGAATCAATGAGGACTCTTCAAGAATCCAGAGAACCAGGAAACTTAATTCATAATTTTGTTAAGTTCTTGCTTATCCTTTACATATCATCAAAAGCACCAAACATGAGGCACCAAAAGCTTCATGGTAAACTATCTTGTTCAGCTTCTCTTGTTCACTCTACAAGTGTTGGGATCCCAAAGTGTTTCTGCTCCTTactctctgctgctctgcattaTTGCAGACAAGGCAGAATTCTACAGGACCTGTCCTAAATGGTAGGACATtctcaggttggaaattaggagacatttcttctcagaaagagcagtcaggcattggaacgggttgcccagggagatagtggcatcaccgtccctgggggtgtttaagaaaaggttggacgtggtgcttagggacatggtttagtgggtaacattggtggtagagggatggttggaccagatgatcttggaggtcttttccaatcttaatgattctatgattttatgacatGATTAGGCATCACTGAAACATCAGCCTGGTAGAACTagaaatagtaagaaaaaagatgaattttgcCCTCGGAAATTTTAAAGTGTTGCCGATAATGGTACTTCTACAGAAGTCTCCAAGTCCTCAccattttcagagctgcagagcagctgtagCCCTCATAAATTCCAGTCAGAAATACGTATGATCAAGGCCTTAACATTCACCCCCACAGTCAAAACCCAGACAAACACAGCTTAGTGCCCTGGCCACTCACACAACAAGAGAAGGGCTCAAACTCCATGTCAGAGGAAGGCAAATGCATATACATTGCATTCATAAACCAAAtccaggagaaagaaaatatttcaaaacatcaCTAGGGCACagatctgtttttataaaaactCCAGTTTAATCTCATGGCTGAGACCTggcaaaacatcttttttttttttaatgttttcttttttctttttttctttctttctttttttaagcaataagGCACAAAGACAGGCAAGTCCACACAGAGAACAAAGCTTAAAAAAGTACAACCCATCAGGGCTAGCAGGAGAAATAATCAAAAACCAGAGCCAGCGGGATGGGGACAGTCCTTTTCACAGTGTCTGACTTCCAACCCTTCCCTTGATGTGGCAGCAAATAGCGTTTTGAAGGAGACCAGTATCTGCAAGAACAATATCTGAGgtctgggctgctgcatggAGCCCTCAGGAAGCACTTGCCTCCTGCCGTCCTTCCTTTCCAGGCCTGTGAAAGTGCTGCTCCATCTCCAGTTGAACTTAGTGGCAAGCTTTCCATGCCTTGCTTGGAGCACAAGTAGTTAACACCAAGCCTTTACATTGATTAGGAGCGAGAAAAAGATAAACTGAATTGTGATCAGCTACagcttctcccccagccctaGAGGTTATTTTCTAGACATGGAGAGAAGCAAGAGAGACAACTGCAAAACCTGGGCATGCCCAAAAGGGACTATGTTCCAGCAGATGGCTGTGTTTTCAAGGACTGGGGAGAAGCTTGTGGTAGGAAGCCAAGTCAGTCTTTACACTCTGGTCTCCCCTGATGTCATCCTTCCTCTCCCAGGACAAGATCTTGCTCAGGAAGGCCAATTCAGACCTTCTGCCCACCACAAAACAGTCAGAACTAATTAGCTTCTCTGTGGGCAGACAGCCAGTTGATCTCACACTTTCAGGGCTAGAAAAGTTGCAACATAAAACAGTTCCATGCATCAGCCCAAGTTTCACAGATGTGCAGGATTCCATTTAGACaattccttcattttaattacatttcctttttaatatatttatataaaatgttcttttatatatatatatataaatttaacaCAATATTCACCACTACAGGCATTTCAGAAttcattaggaaagaaaatagattttgattGCACCTTTTGGACTCCAGGTGGGGGAAAATGTTGCAGGGCTTTATGAATGCCCTCTGATGCAGACCTTAGTTCCCCTGAAGCTctaaaggtgaaaaaaagaagtgcttcGGTCTTTCTGCAGTGATAGCATAGGACAGGCAGTCCAGAGGAATGTGGCTTATAAGGTGAGATAGAACACTCATTTCTGCTTACCCTCTCTCCAATAAGGCAGCTCCCACACAGGCTAACATTAACCAcctctctcttttccatcaGGGGATCTACCTCTTTGCCAGCCCAACCATTTCACCCTGACCTATGCTCCTGCACTTAACAGAAGCTGTACAAACCCACTGATTACATGCAAAAAATAAGTGAACTTAAGCCACCTCTCCTGTCTCCCACTGGTAGAAGTCTACAAGCAGCAAATGCTGGTGGTACGATATCATGATTGAGACTGAGTCCATCTGCAAGTTTAGGGGTGGCCTTTAAACCATCCATAGTCCCAgggaaattgattttttttaggtCTCTGAAATGATCCTTGCAAAGCTGCAAATGATGTGATAGTCTGTTTAGGAAGATCCTTTCCATAGTGCCAAGAACCATTGACTTAGATCTCACAAAACTTCAAATACTGGGCCAGGCCCATCTCCCGTAACACTGTCCTATCCCTCTCAATGCttcacagaaaaacatacaaaaccaaGGAACAATCAAAGAAACAATATCCTTTCTTAAAACTGTTTGCAGGATCATTCTGGAGGGCAGGAGCTTGGTACTACCCCAAGTACAACTGCAAAACACTGAACCTCAGATAATCTTCTAGTCTCAGGTTCAATCTGCTACTGCGGAGTGGCAGAGAACAACCTAAGGACCCTAAAGTGATGATGACATCAGGTCTGATCCTGGGGCTGACCTCAGGAATGGCTTAGTAAAGTGGGGTCTCAGGAGGTTCCAACCACACAGTCAGCACCACTCAATGGTTGACAGCTTCTGTTTCTTGGCTCTGTCCAACTATCAAGCTTTGGCTGTTGAAGCTGACTGCAACTGTAGTACCAACACAGACCCACCCTTGATCATTAGAAACTCTGCAGAAGTTTGGGTCTGGAGCTGGGCATGGTGATATCTGTGCAATAAAGAAATtactcccagctctgcaggatcTGGGGCCTTATCTCTGCTCTTGTGATACAAGTCCCCTTACAACCATAAAGCTATCATGATGTGCCTGCATTCTGTCCACCTGGCTAGGATCTTGGAAGTTTGatacagcagctgcaggttgGATCTGAAATTGCAAATACAGCTGTGATCAAGCTACAAAATATAGATCTTGTTACAGAATCTCTGCTTAATTAAAATCCAGGACCTGGATCTGAGCTCAAATTCTgaaacacctttaaaaattacagtctGGATACAGATTTTAGTTGAGGTCGACctttaatattatatataattttctaataattttctcttgcagGAACTTCACCAATTATGCCAAAAGCACTATTACTAACTGGAACACTGTTAAGAGTTGAGGCAGTTTATTATATACAAATTGCCAGACCTCATTTCTTGTTCATAGATCAGCTTATATGAGatcaaggaggaaaagaaagaatggttTTAAGGTGCCGAGgtttcatcacatttttttttcttttgacacaTTACTTTATGAGTTTGGCTGGCTCCATTCCAGATGCCTTGGCAGTCACAACTAGGAACTGAGAAAATATAAATCCCTGCCCAAAGTAAACTGTTTTATTGATGCCAAAAAATCTGGGCACCATTTCCATTACTTTTGCTCTCTGTAAAGCCTTACCACGATACCTTGTATTACACCTTCCAAAGTCCTTTGCCATTACTCTAGCCATGGTGTTTAAAAGCTTTCCCGTGAGGCAGTAAGAAAAGCACTTGGATGCCATCTAAATGCAACACAGAGCTGTACTATGAGGAATATGGAAAACTGGCAAACCCCTGGTTTTAATGGGAGGCTGCACAGGCATTTTATGGTCTAGAAGGCTAATACAGTTGTCATGAAGCTGCATATGCTGAACTGGCCGTCCACAGCTTGCCCAGGTAAAGCAGAGGCTGGCATCTGTGAGACAGCATGGACCCAAACAAGAACTCCAGGAATAATATTCTCCCTCAACCAAACTGACAGCATGGACTTAGTCCTTTGCTCTGTTCCCTCCTACACTGCATTACACACAAGTGGGACATGCAATGGGGAGGATCAAATACAGCAACTTGTTACAGGGAAAGGCCCTCTTGTTTTTTCACCCTCCCTTTGGATATGGCAAGATAAAATTCTGCTGAAGATGTATTCCTTGCATCTGTGTGCCCAGAGCTTCTCAAAAGTACTCTGGCACCTCTCCCCCTTAGCAATCAAAGTGTGCAGACAAAGCAGTGTATAGACCGGGCCCTCCAGCCACAATGACACTAATTAAGTGACACATTCAGGACAGACCAAGAGCTCATGAGCTGAGCTTGccaacaattttaaaatgccagtaCATTATGAAAAAGCCCTAACCATACATCCGCTGGGAAATTCTGACTGATACTCATTGTGGTGGCTATAGCACTTCCTACCAGATGCCCAGTTACTGCTCAAACTATAGCCCATAATACCCATCAGAGAGCCTACAGACCCAGACACCTCCACGAATGATGGGCCCTGCAAGCACATTACAGGGACAATCTCAGTGCTGGTAGTAACACCGTCTCCTCCTAGCCACTGATGACATTTAAATCTCAGAAACAGCATGGGCTGTACTTGACTTTGCAATCGCCCACCGTCACATACCAGGCAACAGATGAACCTGTGGTTAACTCAGAGTTAGAGGCTTTATAAAGGAAGCTTTAATTCTATTCCCACAGCATATATTGCTTATATGAACATGTATTTGCCTGTAATGATAACAGCCCTTCAGGAGAGAGTTTAATTCACTTCAGATCCCCCTCTCAGGATATTGTTTGCGATCTGTTCTACAGTCCCACAAAGTCCCCCATCTCTTTACCATACCCTCAATCAATTTGAAAGCACtgaggggcagggaggtgaaAGCCAGCCATGCTCTCAAAGAAACAACGTAAAATCATAAGGACAGGAAGTttgaaggaggaagaagcacCTGGGGACATGCCACACAGTGGCAATGAAAGACCAAGGGTCAAAGATACATCGGTCAGGGTGCAGGAGGGCAGTAGCCCAAGGACATGCAGATCAGAAGATCCTCTTGGTTTTCTCTGCTGTTGGCAGTGTGGAGCACAGCTGGAGATAGTTACAGAAGTGTCACCTGGCTTTAAGCAATGATGAAAATAGTTGATACTGGCCTTTGTTATGACTTTATCTTCACTTCCATTGATACCAGCCTGAGAAGTCTCTATCAATGGACACTCATTCCCCAGCCACACAAGTCTTGCCTGCCAAAGAAAGGTGTGGctgagcacaaaaaaaaaaaaaaaaaaaaaaaacatgatcaGGACTTGGAAGACTGAAAGAACAACTAGGCATTTCCAGTCCAGCTTTCATTCCAGACCTCACACATGGTGGAAAGATTACATCTTTGATGCAAGAGAAAAGCTGGAGGAAGTGCCCTCAGGTTGTATGTTTGCCACTGGAACATCGTTGTGTAGCTCACACCTTTTGTAACTTGCTCATGCCAGCTTcatctttcctcttcagctATCCCCGGCTTCCTACGCTGTTTACTTATGCTCTCcaaaaaaagacagcagagacagagagCCATGGTCCTTCAATGGCTGCTGCGAAAAGATAGAAGGAGGTCCCAAGCATCTGAACTTACCTCCTCAGCAGATGTTTTGCCCCTGCACCCTGGGCTGCAGTACTTTAAAACAGTTTCCCCCcactctatttttttcagttatccaagatttacttttccttttttttttttttttttttctgtagaaaggaTGAGACTTCCACAGGGCTTGTTAGATAACAAGAACGAGGAAAGGCAAGTTCCTTGGGACTGGTTTACAAAAAAGCAAGACAGTGAGGGACTACAAAGGgatgagaaagggaaggaaaagcaagacaaaaagaCTGTGGCCCTCCATAGCAAAATGCTTTGCAGGAAATGGTAAAAGATTTGGGTCCTCCTTGCACAAAACAGTtataacaacagcaaaatggaAACAGTTGGTCTTGGTGTAGACACTGCCATCCCATCCACCACAGAAAAGGAGTAAGGGAAGCTGTTGCTATTCAATCTGCCTCCCGCTTCGTCCATCCAGAATCACAGAGCGCCTCTGTGGCTGGTAAAAGCAGCTGGTAGAAGTCTCCAGTCTCTGTCCATTCTTGGGGATGGTCATTTTGTTCCTCAGCGTCACCCCCTCAGGTGTTGTTCGCGACGTCTCAGACAGATCGCCACAGATGGGGCTCGAAGAGGTGGTCTGAGTGGGGCTCCTTATGGGTGATAACAGCACCCTGGAGTCTGCTGAAGAGGAGGGGTGGTCCATAATGGGGAAAGGGGGGCTGAAGAGAATTAGACTCTGGGGCCTCCCGGGCCTAGATCTATAGGAAGGCTTGGAGAACCCTGATGGCCTCTCCATCTTCGAGGACTGTGGGTTATCTTCAGCTGTCTCCCCCTCAGAAGTGCGCTTTCGGCGCAAAATGGGGGCATCCAGGCCAGGGTTATGATTGGATTGAGATGGCTCCAGTGGAGATCCAAGGCTGCTGTGCCAAGGGAAGGCCGAGTCCTTCTGAGCTGGGTCActgttctctttctctgccttggctttcttctctgtctgtGGACTCTTGGGGGGCTCCAGATGGCCCCATGCCACCCGTTGAGCCTGTCTGCCAGCCTGCTTAGCTTCTGCCTCCTTCTTctctgctgggggagcagcattttgagcctgcaggggctgggggatcTGGGTGTACTGAATCTTAGGCGGTATCACAGGCACAGCTCTAGCCTGGCACATCTTAATCATGAAGGAGGTTCTGACTGCCGACACACTGACAGGGGCAGAGTTACGACGGCCGGTGGTGGCATGGGCCACTGCCAGGTAATCCAAGTCCAGATCCATGTGGGCATTGAAAGGAGATCTCCAGGGAACACCTTTACccgcagcagggcaggcagttGGCAGGGATGGGACAGAGTCACTGCTTTTCACTTCCTTCTGCCCACAGAGGTGGTGTCCAGTGGCGGAGGGCATGGCCAGGCCCTCAAAAGTGAAGAAATCTGGGGCTGGAAGGAGTGTATCCAAGTTGAGGGACGATGGCCTAGTCTTCACTTTACGAGgtgtttcttcatctttattACTCAGACCTGATTCAGTGGCAGAGCACAATGCTTTGGTAACAGCATCTCCTCCCAGGGCAGTGTCCTGAGATATGGGCAACTCCTCCTTTGTGTTCTTTGTCTGTAAAGAACAGTCTGGGGTATCTGGGTACGACAAAGACAGCTCGAGCTTTGAGCTCCAAGGGTTTTCTTTGCTCACATccacttttttctcctctggttcTGAAAGAGGGATTCTGGAGGGTTCTTCTTGCTTAGCTGGTGTTTCCTCCCTGCCGAGGGGATATCCCAGCTCTTCAGGTTTCAGAGGTTCTTCAGGAAGACTTGTGCTATTCTCATCTTGCTTAGCTCTGCCCAAACTAGAGGGGGAGATGGGCTGTGTTTTAGGCAGCTCACAAGACGCTGGCAAGATGTCACTGCAAGGTTGCTGCTGTTCAGGGGCATCTATGAAAGGGAATGGGATAGTCCACAGACTCATCACCGTGTCTTTACTATCCAGGGAGAGGCTGCGACTGAATCGTGGTCTAAGAGAAAGCCCTGTCTCTGATCTCTGACTCTGTGGCTGAAACTCTGGTATTGTCTTCTCTTGAATGTCCTTAAAGGTGGGGGAGTGGAGGGGGCTCGTGACCCACTGATGATCCTCCCATGGCTCCACAAGTTCTAAGCTCTGCACGTTGTCTGTCCAGGTATCCTCGTCATCCTGCTCACCAGCATCATGAGTTCTGCTAACAGCATTGCCCTCCTTTAGTTCCTGGATTCCAGCTCCACTCAGCTCCTTGGAGGAGAATGTGTCCCTTCCATCAGCAGGCATTATCTCGGGCTTCTCACTCTGAGTATGGACTGTGGCATGACCCTcagtttccttctgcagcttgcAAGtgctatctttttctttctctggctCTGAGCATGCtcctttggaaagagaaaatgtatctGTTGGGGGAATCTCATTAATTTCTGGTTGACTATGAAGCTTCCAGTCCAGGGTAGGAGCGAGACATTCACTCATGCTGTCCTCCACCACTGGGTGGTGGTTCTTCGAGGCAGCTGCGCCAGTCGGGACAGTACCCTGTTTGGGTAGGGCTGGAGCAAAGCTCTGCTGTGCAGCCACATCAGACTGGCAGCTGTGGTGGCTGTCTGGTCGTTCCACGTTGATGGCACCAAATAAAGGCACCTGATCTGTGGTCTGTGGCGTTCCACTTGCAGATTTCTGCTCAGACAGGGTTGGGCTTTGCCCTGGGCCAGAGGAAAAACTATTTGTTTGTACTGAAGAAGATTCAGAAATTGGGCCTGTCCTGGGGACAGCTGCTGGCAAGATCAAGAGCTCCTCTTCAGGTTCAATGATTTTCAGTTCATGCTGTATCTCTGGCCACAGCGGTTCTAGAAGGGCATTCACAGGGTCCTCCtcagtctgaaaaacagaagaaacgCCATGACCTGACAGCTCACAACTTACCAGTAAATACACCTCTGTTTTTCTCGTACAGCCCTCTTAGGATAGGGTGGCTTCTGGACAAGCATGTTCATGggtacagaaacacacacacatcctgCCACCAATCCACTGAAGGAAATATTACAAGTAGGTTTTATGAAGAAGATCTGTGACGTAGCCAGAATGAGGCCTGGGAAGATGCACTTGGAAAAAAGAGGTGAATGAGGAGCTGGAATGTCTCAGCCCATTTCTCGGCTCTTCCCATTCACTTGTCCTCGCCAGAGGCTCTGCATTCCCAAGTTGCACTCTAACTGGAATGAATGATCTGTTTAAGAATATAGGCGAACAGATCTTTGAATAGATATCAAGAGAGGAGTATTGCTGTAAGAAACTTAGTGAAAAAGCTCTAGTAGAGATACAGGGGAGgtaagggggggaaaaaaacgtgtctagagaatggaaaaaaaatgaaatgttcaggCTGTACAGATCAACAGAATGGGACAGCAAAAATACATGAGGATTTCAGAGACCCTGGGTCAAAAGGATCAGACACCTGGACAGTCTCACATTTGGAGAGTCTCACAGCAGACAGATTGTACTGACTGCAGTCA
This genomic window from Cygnus olor isolate bCygOlo1 chromosome 1, bCygOlo1.pri.v2, whole genome shotgun sequence contains:
- the ARHGAP31 gene encoding rho GTPase-activating protein 31; its protein translation is MKNKGAKQKLKRKGAASAFGCDLTEHLESSGQDVPYVLKSCAEFIETHGIVDGIYRLSGVTSNIQKLRQEFVSDQCPDLTREVYLQDIHCVGSLCKLYFRELPNPLLTYELYKKFTEAVSRFPEDEQLARIQNVIQELPPSHYRTLEYLIKHLTHLASFSNMTNMHTRNLALVWAPNLLRSKEIEAVGCNGDAAFLEVRVQQLVIEFILNHVDQIFSKNRKASSAENIENAPVVRNLSLPSASLPMKLVSLEEAQARSLSASHPARKERRENSLPEIVPVTGSLFHTVVDLPDSKRKLSTKSKKWKSIFNLGRSGSESKSKLSRNGSVFVRAQKLSEKATIRPAKSMDSLCSLPVEGEDEKSRFKRAVTTGGFFVPVMKMRTGGTGSSYDLSKENEWEREGSAMGAKGSSELSGDKAPCRTPQAKSPPEQLKVFRAAEEAENEQTSPKGGRMFYTSETAAKSGFPSSLFPLEASPRHQRKALNISEPFAVSVPLRVSAVISTNSTPCRVPAKDKPSLSSLEELSALVPESTSPSALEAGSHTRMELAPERKEKPPGPLLPTGVARGSHPEELVAARKPETLETAQPAAENQEMLCGQSSSTSSSSSPRQSSEQSPTLEQTPASEVHTGMLPADKAEQGQLKMKDVSPEGSCGQQDIQKAKQEEAPRLRDVTEEDPVNALLEPLWPEIQHELKIIEPEEELLILPAAVPRTGPISESSSVQTNSFSSGPGQSPTLSEQKSASGTPQTTDQVPLFGAINVERPDSHHSCQSDVAAQQSFAPALPKQGTVPTGAAASKNHHPVVEDSMSECLAPTLDWKLHSQPEINEIPPTDTFSLSKGACSEPEKEKDSTCKLQKETEGHATVHTQSEKPEIMPADGRDTFSSKELSGAGIQELKEGNAVSRTHDAGEQDDEDTWTDNVQSLELVEPWEDHQWVTSPLHSPTFKDIQEKTIPEFQPQSQRSETGLSLRPRFSRSLSLDSKDTVMSLWTIPFPFIDAPEQQQPCSDILPASCELPKTQPISPSSLGRAKQDENSTSLPEEPLKPEELGYPLGREETPAKQEEPSRIPLSEPEEKKVDVSKENPWSSKLELSLSYPDTPDCSLQTKNTKEELPISQDTALGGDAVTKALCSATESGLSNKDEETPRKVKTRPSSLNLDTLLPAPDFFTFEGLAMPSATGHHLCGQKEVKSSDSVPSLPTACPAAGKGVPWRSPFNAHMDLDLDYLAVAHATTGRRNSAPVSVSAVRTSFMIKMCQARAVPVIPPKIQYTQIPQPLQAQNAAPPAEKKEAEAKQAGRQAQRVAWGHLEPPKSPQTEKKAKAEKENSDPAQKDSAFPWHSSLGSPLEPSQSNHNPGLDAPILRRKRTSEGETAEDNPQSSKMERPSGFSKPSYRSRPGRPQSLILFSPPFPIMDHPSSSADSRVLLSPIRSPTQTTSSSPICGDLSETSRTTPEGVTLRNKMTIPKNGQRLETSTSCFYQPQRRSVILDGRSGRQIE